Below is a genomic region from Bradyrhizobium sp. 1(2017).
CTCGGTCGCGGTGATCAGCTCGCCGATGACCGCCTTCAGCGAATGCTCGTCCGCCTTGAGTCGCCTCAGGCGCTTGTTGAGCATGACGCAGTAGACGATCGTCAGCATCAGCAGGATAGCCACCAGCGACTCGATCGCCATTCCCAGAGAGTGGTTCATGGGGCCTCCATCATCTTGTTCTGCTCGTCGACCTTTTCGAACATCGCAAGTGTCGTACTTGGCTTGCGCAAGGGTTTCGTCACGCGGATCGCGACGCGGTCGCCGACCCGGCCCATCCGTCCCTCGGTGAGCAAGACGTCGCCGCAGCGCACGGTCACGTTGGCATCGGCGCGCATGTCCAGCGGCAGCGTGTCGCCGACCTTGAGCCGCATCAGCTGCTTGAGCGGAATGTCGGCCTCGTAGAGCACGGCGTCGACGGCGATCTCGGCCTGCACGATCTCGGTGGCGAAATGGCCCTCCCAGATCGGGTCGCGGCCGAACTTTTCGCCCATGAACATCTGGAGCAGGACGCCCCTGATCGGTTCGATGGTCGCATAGGGCAGCAGCAGCTCGATGTTGCCGCCGCGGTCCTCCATGTCGATGCGCAGGCGCACCAGGATCGCGGCGTTGGCCGGACGGCTGATCGCGGCGAAACGCGGATTGGTCTCGAGCCGGTCGATCGTGAAAGTCACCGGAGAGAGCGGCCGGAACGCCTGCTCGGCGTCGGCCAGCACCACCTCGACCAGCCGCTTGACCAGTTCCGTCTCGATAGTGGTGTAGGGCCGGCCCTCGATGCGGAGCTGGCTGGTGCCGCGGCGGCCGCCGAGCAGCACGTCGATCATCGAGTAGATCAGGTTGGAATCGACCGTTGCCATGCCGAAGTTTTCCCACTCCTCGGCCTTGAACACCGAGAGCACGGCCGGCAGTGGGATCGAGTTCATGTAGTCGCCGAAGCGCACCGAGGTGATGCGATCGAGCGAGACTTCGACGTTGTCGGAGGTGAAATTGCGCAACGAGGTCGTCAGGAGCCGCACCAGGCGGTCGAAGACGATTTCGAGCATCGGCAGACGCTCGTAGGAGACCATCGCCGAATCGATGATCGCGCGAATGCCGGAATGGTCGTCGAGCGTGACGTCGCCGACGGTGAAGCCGAGGAGATTGTCGATCTCCTCCTGCGACAGCACCCGCTCGCCGGAATTCTTGCCGCTGCCGAGATCGCGGCTGCCGTCCTCGACCATGGCCGCCCATTGCAGGGCCATGGTCTCGGACAGTTCGTTCTCGGCGGCGGCCTTCGCGGCCTCCGCGGGATCCTCGGAATCGAGCGACGCCTCCCATTGGGCGGCAATCGCATCCTGGTCCATCTGCTCGTTGCCGGCCATGGCGCTAGCCCATTCCCCTCACTGCACCACGACTTCCTTGAACAGCACCGCGCTGACATGGACCGGAGCGACCGCCGCGTTGACGCGCTTGGTCAGCTCCTCCTTGAGGCGGAAGATGCCGGCGGAGCCGTTGAGGTCGGAGGGGCGCAGCTCGCGCACATAGGTCTGGAAGATGTCGGTGACACGCGGCATCGTCGGCTTGATCGCCTCGATCTGCTTCTCTTCCTTCAGTTCCAGCACGATCTTCAGCCGCAGATATTGCACGCGCTCGCCCGGTGAGCCCGCGAGGTTGACCATCAGGTCGGGGACGTCGACGAAGGCCGGCGGCTTCGGGGGCGGCGCCACCTCGGCGTGGTGCTCGTCGTGGCCGTGACGGAAGACGAAGAACCAGGTCGCGGCACCGCCGCCGAGAATGGCCAGCACGCCGACGGCGATGATGATGAGCTTGAGCTTGTTCTTCGGCGGAGCGGCTTCCGCGCCTTCGGCGGCTGCGCCGCCTTCTGCTTCATTCTCTGCCATAATCGCCGCGCCCGGATCTCTCAAAGGGGTCGAAAGAGCGAAGCCTCAGACAAAGACGCGATACAAATGCCCCGGCGCAATGCGCTCCTCTTCATGGCAAACGCTACGGTAATAATGGTTAACGGAACCTTTCGATTGGGCCTCCGCTAGGAAAAATCTGCCGGGCAAACATGGCTAACAGAACCTTTCTGCCGCCTTCCCGCACCCCTCCAGATTATTCAAACCATTGAAATTACGGTATTTTTTGAGTTGGCACGGCTTTCGCTGAGAAAGGGCCGAGACCCGACGGTTTGGGAGAACCAGACGGTCTCGTTCACGGGATCCGCCAAGGCGCTTGGGAGAGCGAGGTGGCAGATCCCACTCAGGGGAGATTTCCGATGCAGAACGCGCTTCTGATCGGCTTGTCACGGCAGATGACGTTGGAACGGCAGATGGATGTCATCGCCAACAACGTCGCCAATGCGAATACCAACGGCTTCAAGGCCGACCATTCGATGTTCGAGGAGTACCTCAACACGAATGCGCGCGAAGACAATTTCAGCGGCGCGGACCGGCGCGTCTCCTATGTGCAGGACCGCGGCACCTTCCGCGACATCGGCCAGGGTCCGATGGAGCCGACCAACAACCCGCTCGACGTGGCGATCGACGGCAACGCCTATTTCGCTGTGCAGGCCGCCGGCGGCGAGCGCTACACCCGCGACGGCAAGTTCTCGCTCAACAGCACCGGCCAGCTCGTCACCTCCGACGGTGCCCTCGTGCTCGGCACCGGTGGCCCGATCACCTTCCAGCCGACCGATCACGACATCAACATCGCCCCCGACGGCACCGTCACGGTGCTCGAGGGCACGGCAAGGACCGACTCGATCCGCGGCAAGATCCGCATGGTATCGTTCGACGATGCGACCAGGCTGACCAAGCTCGGCGCCAACCTCTACGACATCGGCTCCGCCGCCCAGCAGGCCGACACCAAGTCCACCGTGCGTCAGGGCTATGTCGAGAAGTCGAACGTCAATGCGGTCGGCGAGATGACCCGCATGGTCGAAGTCATGCGCAGCTACGCCTCCATCGCCAGCCTGCTCCAGCAGCAGAGCGACCTCCACAAATCGGCGATCGAGAAGCTCGCCG
It encodes:
- the fliM gene encoding flagellar motor switch protein FliM, whose product is MAGNEQMDQDAIAAQWEASLDSEDPAEAAKAAAENELSETMALQWAAMVEDGSRDLGSGKNSGERVLSQEEIDNLLGFTVGDVTLDDHSGIRAIIDSAMVSYERLPMLEIVFDRLVRLLTTSLRNFTSDNVEVSLDRITSVRFGDYMNSIPLPAVLSVFKAEEWENFGMATVDSNLIYSMIDVLLGGRRGTSQLRIEGRPYTTIETELVKRLVEVVLADAEQAFRPLSPVTFTIDRLETNPRFAAISRPANAAILVRLRIDMEDRGGNIELLLPYATIEPIRGVLLQMFMGEKFGRDPIWEGHFATEIVQAEIAVDAVLYEADIPLKQLMRLKVGDTLPLDMRADANVTVRCGDVLLTEGRMGRVGDRVAIRVTKPLRKPSTTLAMFEKVDEQNKMMEAP
- the fliL gene encoding flagellar basal body-associated protein FliL; protein product: MAENEAEGGAAAEGAEAAPPKNKLKLIIIAVGVLAILGGGAATWFFVFRHGHDEHHAEVAPPPKPPAFVDVPDLMVNLAGSPGERVQYLRLKIVLELKEEKQIEAIKPTMPRVTDIFQTYVRELRPSDLNGSAGIFRLKEELTKRVNAAVAPVHVSAVLFKEVVVQ
- the flgF gene encoding flagellar basal-body rod protein FlgF, with product MQNALLIGLSRQMTLERQMDVIANNVANANTNGFKADHSMFEEYLNTNAREDNFSGADRRVSYVQDRGTFRDIGQGPMEPTNNPLDVAIDGNAYFAVQAAGGERYTRDGKFSLNSTGQLVTSDGALVLGTGGPITFQPTDHDINIAPDGTVTVLEGTARTDSIRGKIRMVSFDDATRLTKLGANLYDIGSAAQQADTKSTVRQGYVEKSNVNAVGEMTRMVEVMRSYASIASLLQQQSDLHKSAIEKLADVPA